From the Pseudorca crassidens isolate mPseCra1 chromosome 18, mPseCra1.hap1, whole genome shotgun sequence genome, one window contains:
- the TMCO3 gene encoding transmembrane and coiled-coil domain-containing protein 3 isoform X10, translating into MQARPSKSPWPALPCPSSRIMKVLGRSHLWVWLPFLHLLASGAEHEEAVRHAIELHRRQGAAVTQRRQWVLDGCRKLSGLLRQKAVVLNKLKSAVRAVEKDASLSDEEKLFQVHMFEIFQKELNESENSVFQAVHGLQRALQGDYRDVANVKESSWQRLEALRKAAIKEETEYVELLAAEKHQAEVLKSMQHRNKSLSLLDEILEDVRKAADRLEKETEERAFDDNRSVRGVNFEAVLRVEEDEAGSKQNLTNREVEEDLGLSMLIDSQNNQYILTKPRDATIPRADPHLIKVDIVTIGMLSLPCGWLCTTIGLPTMFGYIICGVLLGPSGLNSIKSVVQVETLGEFGVFFTLFLVGLEFSPEKLRKVWKISLQGPCYMTLLMVAFGLLWGHLLQIRPTQSVFISTCLSLSSTPLVSKFLVGSARSDKEAGDIDYGAVLLGMLVTQDVQLGLFMAVLPTLIQAGAGAHARRLPLFPSVAMEILRVLGLVGQVLFSLAAVLLFCLVVRTYLVGPYCRRLHAESKGNKEVLILGISAFTFLMLTVTEMLCVVLWKRTAFFSH; encoded by the exons ATGCAAGCCCGACCTAGCAAGAGTCCTTGGCCCGCCTTGCCCTGTCCCTCAAGTCGGATCATGAAGGTGCTGGGGAGAAGCCACCTGTGGGTGTGGCTCCCGTTCCTTCACCTGCTGGCCAGCGGCGCGGAGCACGAGGAAGCGGTGAGACACGCCATCGAGTTGCACCGGCGCCAAGGGGCGGCCGTCACCCAGAGGAGACAGTGGGTCCTGGACGGTTGCAGAAAGCTCTCCGGGCTTCTTCGCCAAAAGGCTGTGGTTCTTAACAAACTGAAAAGTGCAGTCAGAGCAGTGGAAAAAGACGCCAGCCTTTCGGATGAAGAGAAGCTGTTTCAGGTGcacatgtttgaaattttccagaaaGAGCTGAATGAAAGTGAAAACTCAGTCTTCCAGGCCGTCCATGGACTCCAGAGAGCCCTGCAGGGCGACTACAGGGACGTGGCCAATGTGAAGGAGAGCAGCTGGCAGCGCCTGGAGGCCCTGCGGAAGGCAGCCATCAAG GAAGAGACGGAGTATGTGGAACTTCTGGCAGCAGAAAAACATCAGGCTGAAGTTCTTAAAAGCATGCAGCATCGGAACAAAAGTTTATCCCTCCTGGATGAGATCCTTGAGGACGTGAGGAAGGCGGCAGACCGTCTGGAGAAGGAGACGGAGGAACGCGCTTTCGACGACAATAGGTCG GTCAGAGGGGTCAACTTTGAGGCAGTTCTGCGGGTGGAAGAGGACGAGGCCGGCTCCAAGCAGAACCTCACGAACCGGGAGGTTGAGGAGGACCTGGGCCTGAGCATGCTCATCGACTCCCAGAATAACCAGTACATCCTGACCAAGCCCAGGGACGCCACCATCCCGCGGGCAGACCCCCACCTCATCAAGGTA GACATCGTCACCATAGGGATGTTGTCCTTACCATGCGGCTGGCTCTGTACAACGATAGGACTGCCGACCATGTTTGGTTACATCATCTGTGGCGTGCTTCTGGGGCCCTCCGGACTCAACAGTATTAAG TCAGTTGTGCAGGTGGAGACGTTGGGAGAGTTTGGCGTGTTCTTTACTCTCTTCCTCGTTGGCTTAGAATTTTCCCCAGAGAAGCTGAGAAAG GTGTGGAAGATCTCCCTGCAGGGGCCCTGCTACATGACTCTGCTCATGGTGGCCTTTGGCTTGCTCTGGGGCCACCTTCTGCAGATCAGACCCACCCAGAGCGTCTTTATCTCCACCTGCCTCTCCTTGTCGAGCACACCCCTGGTGTCCAAGTTCCTTGTGGGCAGCGCTCGCAGCGACAAGGAAG CAGGCGACATCGACTACGGCGCGGTGCTGCTGGGGATGCTGGTGACGCAGGACGTGCAGCTGGGACTGTTCATGGCTGTCCTGCCCACGCTCATCCAGGCGGGAGCCGGCGCACACGCCAG GcgtctccctctctttcccagcGTCGCCATGGAGATCCTGCGGGTCCTGGGCCTGGTCGGGCAGGTCCTCTTCTCGCTTGCTGCGgttctcctcttctgtcttgtCGTGAGGACCTACCTCGTGGGACCGTACTGCCGGAGGCTGCACGCGGAGAGCAAGGGGAACAAGGAGGTCCTCATCCTGGGAATCTCCGCTTTCACCTTCCTCATGCTGACG GTCACGGAGATGCTGTGTGTTGTCCTCTGGAAACGCACTGCTTTCTTTTCTCACTGA